Proteins co-encoded in one Podarcis muralis chromosome 12, rPodMur119.hap1.1, whole genome shotgun sequence genomic window:
- the LOC114607320 gene encoding GTPase IMAP family member 7-like produces MAGRSTERRIALVGKTGAGKSATGNTILGEKLFKSAVSPSSVTAECQKEDTVIGGRRIVVVDTPGFFDTKVLKDETAKEIKTCVKYIYPGAHAIIQVIQLTRFSPEEKDVARLIQKIFSCKAKDYMIILFTRKEDLEGRPLKAFLAEGDQDLQNQIAQCGGRCLAFNNRAEGQEREEQVAELLGMIDDLVERNKAAPCYTEDMLEKDKKEVKKNPDFRFLCNIL; encoded by the exons ATGGCTGGGAGAAGCACAG AACGGAGGATCGCCCTGGTGGGCAAAACTGGAGCTGGGAAAAGCGCAACCGGAAACACCATCCTGGGGGAGAAACTGTTTAAGTCGGCTGTCTCTCCTTCCTCAGTGACAGCAGAGTGTCAGAAAGAGGACACAGTCATTGGTGGTAGGAGAATTGTGGTGGTTGATACGCCTGGGTTTTTCGACACAAAGGTTCTAAAAGATGAAACTGCCAAGGAAATCAAGACCTGCGTGAAGTACATCTACCCAGGAGCCCATGCCATCATACAAGTCATTCAGCTGACTCGTTTCAGCCCAGAAGAGAAAGATGTTGCTCGGTTGATCCAGAAGATCTTCAGCTGCAAAGCCAAGGACTACATGATCATCTTGTTCACCCGCAAGGAAGACCTGGAAGGTAGGCCTTTGAAAGCGTTCTTGGCGGAGGGAGACCAGGATCTGCAGAACCAGATTGCTCAGTGTGGAGGGAGATGCCTGGCTTTCAACAACCGGGCGGAAGGGCAGGAAAGAGAGGAGCAGGTGGCCGAATTGCTTGGGATGATTGACGACCTGGTCGAAAGGAACAAGGCAGCCCCCTGCTACACGGAAGACATGCTAGAGAAGGACAAAAAAGAGGTTAAGAAGAATCCTGATTTTAGATTCCTGTGTAACATACTGTAA